ATCCTGGCTACAGGAAACAGCTGCGTCCCTGCTGTAATATGCAGAAGATACTAGCTAATTAGAGTTATCTAAatgtcagtgaacacacagcGAGCTAATGCTAAACTTTTCACCATCACTTCAGTCACATCTTTAGCTTTTTTTGCTAACAAAGCACCAAAATTAACTTTAACATTCAGTGTAGCTGCCAATTAATTATCTGTCAATTGATTGAAAATCCataactaattgattaattgttccCCCTAAACCGTTTCTATGGGAAGCAGCCTGAAGGTTTTTGTTATGGAAGTGGGCGTGGTTTAATCTCAGGTGGGAGAGACACTCAGGTCACATGACTTGATGGACAGATGTTAAATCAAACCTTTGCACTGACGCACCTGGAGACTCGACCTCGTGCAGTTTAATACAATCAACCAGAGTTTTACTgagaaaagtttatttttgaaaCCAGATTCAGACTTTTGTACTGTTCTTAAACCTGCCTGGAGCTGAACTGCTCCCTGTTCCAGGTGTGTCGGGAGATGAAGGAAGTCACAGGTGAAGGTACAGAAAGCTCCTGTTAAACCTCCGTCTGGTTTCACGGACATGAAGGACTGAACCAACAGTTATTTTAAGGTTAGTGACCTGCAGAAGCCTCCTGAAGTATTTCAGAACATAAAGTTTGATTCCAGCGTTGATATTTTCAGAGCTGAAGGTCCGTTTAGTTTTCTGATCgctgatgacgatgatgatggtTTCATGCTGTTCCAGAGAAGTGAAGGACTCTGCTTTAACGTTCACTGAACAGTTTGGATGTGGATGAATCCAgaactctctctgctctcactgatTCTGGATCTGGTCTCAGGTCAGTTCCGTCAGACTGAGCAGGTGGATCttccctgttgttgctgttctgtcACCGGGCAGCTGCTGTAGCCTTAAACCCAGAGGGGATGATGGGAGATGTAGTCCAGTAGTGATGTAAGCAGGCAGTGCTGTTGTGACTCCTGCTCAGTTCATGtgctaaaataaaagctgtaaacTGAACCAGGATCAGTGCTGTCTCATtaaactgtgctgtgtgtgtgtgttgatcagGACTGACCAGCGGCCTCCTCGTGGAGGTTAACGAGGATCCATTGAAGCATAATTAACGAACACCTTCATCAGCAGACTCGTGTTTGAATCTAGGAGGAAAAAgttttatttctacttttctgATCGTTTTATCAGCTGATTTTCAGCAACAAGagatttctctttttaaaaaacacatttatttgtctcattcttttgtttttgtgctcagaGTTTTATGattacagaaacacagactTCCTTCTCTTTGTTGGCAGCCAATGAGCGCTGCTCTGCACCTGCTGACAGgtgtgcagacaggaagtcaaagtgAGTTTGATGGATTTCTGTAGGCTTCAGTCATGAGTCGCTGTTTTAGATGTTGCGCACCGCTGACATGAGCACTTCCTGTTTATCTGGGCTGATGTCGcgctgatgaagactgtgatgAAGCTCTGGAACAATAAACTGGGAATATTTCAGCACTGATGTCACACACAGATCAGTTTCCTGGTCCGGCTTCGTGCAGGTGCATcgtgggaaatgtaggatgctTGGACTAAAAGTCCAGATGTATGAAGAGACGCGTGGAGCGATCACAGACTGGTGCCTGTCCCGGCCTCACCTGTGCGTCTCACCTGTGTGACGTCAGTCTGACTGGTTTGCTTGGATTTGTTTGGCTGAGCAGAGACGCGCACAAACAAATGAGCCGCGAAGAAATGCAGACTCAATGCATGAAAACACGAGTGAGTCGCTgcgcagcaaaaacacacacacaaacacacacacacagatacacacactcagctgagtCAGCACTTATTGATCACTGATCACCAACTTTGACAATGATGCAGTAAAatgacatgatgacatcacataacctctgagctgtcagtgtgcaggtcagtgtgacatcatcatcaggggtcagaggtcatcagatcagctgacgtcaaacatttaaacaatcagcagaataaaaaaacaaactcagacCTACAACATCTTCAAAGTCCGACCAgaggtttgtgttttcatgagtTGATGAGCAGCGCCACCGTGTGgtggaaacaggaagaactGGACCCAAACGGAGACGGTGGTCTCTGCAGGACCTGAGCAGCCAGTCTGCTTCTCCCTGAACTCGTTATGGGACAGCTGATAACGAGTGTCGCTGTCACACAGTCTCACTGAAACACTCATCTTCTGTTAGGGATGAAATAATTACTTCATCTTAATTTAAATGAGCAGATTATTGATGAAGAAGAGGTCGACTGACTGAACGACAGCAGTGttaatgagaggaagaggatctGTGGAGGAAGACTGGACTCACAGTTCACTGTTCTATAAGAAGCCACGACGGCTGTAACAAAGTCAGGATTACTTTTTTATTACAGAGAATGCTGGGAAATCTGTTCACTCTGTCTTTGTATGAAACTGCTGTACCGATAAAGTTTCCTGTTATTATGAAACAGTGCACAGCTGATAACTGTCAGGGTTTTATCTCTGGGTCGTTCAGATGAAGACTCCTCTCTGATGAAGAGTTGCGGTGCGTAGTTTTCCGACCACACGCCGATTGAAGGAGGACGCGTTGAgaattcagttgtttttattgaaaaacactcacagcGACACGAATCACAAGACgggaataaaaaaatacagtgaactCAGAGGAGGATCGGCTGAAAAAAGACGACACGACAAAAACCTACAGAGACCAGTTCACTTCTATTTACACAGACCAGAGACCAGACCAGATACACCAGGAGGAGCCGGACCGACGCGGAGAGCCGCAGACCGACAGGTGACGGGCGAGGGGGGCGGGGTCACACCTTACATGAGTCgtcatccaatcagagagcgTCGCGCTCTTAATTTGATCAACCCACTTCTGGATGTTGGATGTGGAGAGCTTTGATGGAAACAGCAGAGGCTCATGGGTAGTGTAGTCTTTGGACACAGCAGACTGAAGGGGACTGCGGTCTGTTTCATGTTCAGAGGACCGGGACAGACTTCTGTCATGACGACCGTCTGTAACGATGCTTCATATCTCAGAAAAGGTTCTACGGCCGGAcgataaacacacaaactgagcagACTCATTAAAACGATGCGTCCAAACCGCAGGTCATTTTCGAGTGTCGGTAAACTGATGTGAAGAGTTCACACACTTTCTGTTTCAGCATCCTCAGCCTTGGAGCTGAGGTGGAACCGCAGCGAGCTGTGCAGGAACCAAAGACCAGAATAAATCCAACGCAGGAGTCACTAAGACTCTGGTGACTGACGGTACCTGAACGCATCCTGTGTGACACTGATGGAGCAGTGAACACGCTGCGCTCATGTGTTGACACTGTGTCGCTATGGTAACAGCTGGTAAAAAGGCTGGACACGCTGATCTGggagctgtttgtttcatgaagcctgaaaacaggaagcaggaactGTTCCTGTCCCAAACTGCCTCTGTACAGTCTCTGCCGCCCCCCAGTGGTCCGATCAGAACACTGCGtgttgacagctgtgatctgatCACGTGACCAcgttgtttcctgtctgtctgcggCTCTGAGTGGACGGTCGGCCggcggggtcagaggtcacctgaAGAGggctgtgtgagtttgtgtgtgtgtgtgtgtgtgtgtggaggggggggtgtTACAGCGTGTGAAGGtgatcattcatcatcatcatcatcatcgtcaccttcatcctctgcatctctcttcctcttctccccctGAACAGCCGCAGCGTCCAcatctgacagacacacaaaggtttttcaaattaaagccACTTCCTCCTGTTACTGACgaataaaaacactttacaaCAAATATTTAGTAAATccgctgtgatgtcacaacGTTTGGCCCCGAGGGTCAAAGTTCAACCATTCAGGAGCTTCTGATCAGGTCACATGATCTCTGTCAACAGTCACGTGATCGACGACACGACCACAATAACTTATTCAGACATGTTATTaataacaggaaacacaatgaCGAGTGTTTCAGAGTAAACACAAacctccatcttcctcttcctcctcctcttcctcctcctcttcctcaacgTAGTCTCCGTCGTCTTCTTCGTCCTGACAGGAAGAACAAACGTCAATGAAACGCCCCAAACTGTGAACAGCTGCtcttcacacctgctgcagaCTCACCTGGATCCCCTCCTTCATCAAGTACGACAGGCCGACCTCGTCGTCGTCCCCTTCAGAGCCTTCCTcgtcatcctcatcttcatcgtcGTCGTCGTGCGGCCCACCCTCGTCGTCTTCATCTGTAACAACATGACAGCCGGACGTTGACTTTTTGTCTGCgtttcatgtatttattctCGTCTCCGTGATGGCGAAACGGCACAGGTGCCTCGCCAGGTCACATGATCTGTCACAGTGGAACCTTGCAGCCTCCACTGTGACAGAAggtggtttcagtgttttgaactCAGGTGAGTCTTGTGGCATCTTTCATTACGTCGTGTGTTTCATGTTtagtgtagctgtgtgtgtgtgtgtgtgtgtgtgtgtgtgtgtgcatgtgcatgtgcatgtgcgtgcgtgcgttaATTTCAGCTCAGCTTTGCTCAGACTCTGATGCATCAGCTCAGGAAAAGCTTTGAGTCTTTAGAGGTTTGATCATTAATGTTTCGTCTCTCGAGCTCTCGAGACGGCGCTACGCGTGGAGGAAACGGAtcagaggttttgtttttctttgacttttctgtGTGGCCTGATGCCTGTGAagctgacagagagaaacagataaaCTGACGCCTGTGGCGGAAACATCGCCCTTCATCCGTCTGCTGATTCATATCAAAGCTTCGTCAGACCGCTACACGGCGACGCCGTCCGAGTCTCACCGTGGTCGGCCTCCGAGTCGGGCACCTCGTTGTCCTCCTGGTCGTATCCGTCCAGGTACGTGAGCTGAGGCAGCAGCTCGAAGACGCTCTCTCTGTAGTCCTCCAGCGTGGACACCTCGCAGCTGTAAAGGTCCAGACTCTTCAGGTTCTTCAGGTTCTGCTGCAGAACGGACGAGAGGACGGAGTCAGTGAGACAGCTCCGAGAATATTCAGCCAGTGATGAGCGACTTTAACTGACagatgtctgagtgtgtgtgagcacacagGTTAAAGGAAAGGTgctcttattgtgaaaatcCTGATCctgacaaattaaattaaattaaacagtCATTTCTTTAAACTCAAACACGATGAATaatcagccccccccccccccccctctccaaCACTGAGCCGAGTTTGGACTCACCAGAACCTCGATGGCGCTCAGCTCTTTGATCTTGTTCCCGCTCAGGTTCAGGTACATCAGGTTGGGACATTTCTCAGCCAGCGTGTCCAAACCTCCTGAGATGGTGTTGTCGCTCACCTCCAGCTGAAACACAGGACGGTGTGAGCGAACAGCATCACTGAGTGATTAAACAGCGGTGCATCATGGGAGCAGGAAGTGCCGGACTGACCTTGCGTAGTTTGGGCAGCGAGGGCAGTTTGGACAGTGAAGCGAGGCCAACGTTCACCATGCTGAGGATCTCCAGCTCTGTGTACTCGCCCGTCAGACCTTCGACCTCTCCATCACCTGAGCGACAGTTAtccaccaccagctccaccACCTGACGACAACAAGAGACCATGTGACCACGACCTCATCCGGCAGGAACACGACAGACAGCTTCAGCCGTGACAACCCGGCATGAGACAGGAGACCCGGAGATCTGTGTCCAGCGGACAGACGAGGTGACTTTCAAACTGTAAGAACCTCAGAGGAACCTCACCGAAGCTCTTTGGGACCTTAATCAATAATCATTAGTCACAGTCATTGGCCCCACATGTtggaacaacaaaacacagaacaacaagCATGTGGCTTCAGTCTCTGTCGCAGGAGGAGAAACCAAAGATGAAAACCAGAGTCCTGTGGTCTCTGAACACTGTTCCCTCCTCAGAGACCCTCTCATGGTCTGTGCAGAGCAAATCCTGCTTCATAgtccacaaaaaaacaacaagtcGTGCCTGTCAGAGCTGGACCAGAACAAC
Above is a window of Chelmon rostratus isolate fCheRos1 chromosome 8, fCheRos1.pri, whole genome shotgun sequence DNA encoding:
- the LOC121611069 gene encoding acidic leucine-rich nuclear phosphoprotein 32 family member E-like, translated to MEMKKRISLELRNRNPAKVVELVVDNCRSGDGEVEGLTGEYTELEILSMVNVGLASLSKLPSLPKLRKLEVSDNTISGGLDTLAEKCPNLMYLNLSGNKIKELSAIEVLQNLKNLKSLDLYSCEVSTLEDYRESVFELLPQLTYLDGYDQEDNEVPDSEADHDEDDEGGPHDDDDEDEDDEEGSEGDDDEVGLSYLMKEGIQDEEDDGDYVEEEEEEEEEEEEDGDVDAAAVQGEKRKRDAEDEGDDDDDDDE